From the Lathyrus oleraceus cultivar Zhongwan6 chromosome 3, CAAS_Psat_ZW6_1.0, whole genome shotgun sequence genome, the window CAAACAGTGGATCTCAAACAAAAGGAACTAGGAGATGTTAACAAAGCATTTGCCGAACAAAAACATGCTCTTGCAGACCTTAATGAAAGACTTAGTTCTTCTATGCAGTCATGTGCTGAATCAAATGAACTTATAAGTAGGTATGGTTTATATAATTATTATGGCGTAACTCCTCACCTTTTCAGTACTTGATATTGTTTTCttttattaaatttattattGATATAGGTAAAGTAGAGATAACTTGTCCCAAGCTTGAATAAAATGAGAGGGTTGTGTTAGGGAGTCGACAATCAACGTAAAAGTTTGTCAAATCTCAATGACATGGATCAATTACGTAATAATGTGAATGTCAGGTCGTTGCCCGAAAGCAACGCGCTGGATGGCTCAAGTACAATGTCAAAAGAGCAAGAGCCGCTGCATTGCCGCCGGATGGAGTGAAAAATAAGGAAGGGTTCTACATTTTCATGAACGAGTTTGAGTACACGAGTTAGTTCATGAGAATATAATTCGTTTTGGAGTTTGGAATATTGGTACACTTATTGGAAAGTCTATGGAAATAGTGGACGCCATGGTTAGGAGGAAGATCAATTTCATGTGTTTATAGAAAACTAAGTGGAGGGGTGAAAAGGAGAAAGAATTAGACAACTCGAGTTTTAAGTTTTGGACAAAGTTAAACCAAGAAATGGGGTGAAAATTATCGTAGACAAGGAGTGGAAGAAGAATATCGTGGATGTGAAAAGAATAGGAGATTGAATCATAACCTTGAAATTTGTAGTAATTTTGGGAGGATTTAAAAGATCTATTTTAGGATATACTTCAAGGAGAGAAGATTTTTCTAGGAGGGGATCTAAATGGACATGTAGGGAGCGTAGCAAGAGGTTTTTAGGGTATGCATGGGGGTATGGTCTCAGGAAACTTGATATATgaacataaaaataaaaatataaacaTAATGATAtatgatgttataagcataaacataacataaatataaacataaacataagaaatataaacataaacataaataGACTTATGAAGTTATGAacataaatataaacataaaCATATGAAGTTATGAACATAAGAAATATATGAACATAAACAAAAACATAAATATAATAAACATAAGAAATATAAACATAAGTTAAAATACAAAAGATAGCATGATACAAAAAAACTTACAAAgttaaaatatttttgaaaaatagAGAAGAAGGATAGGAGAGAGAGTGCACCGGAGGAGAGACGACCGGAGAGAGAGGGCGCCGGAGAGAGAGACGACCGGAGAGAGGGTGCCGGAGAGAGAGACGACCGGAGAGAGGGTGCCGGAGAGAGAGACGACCGGAGAGAGGGTGCCGGAGAGAGAGACGACCGGAGGTGGAGCGCAGCAACCGACCGGAGGTGAGGGGACTAAGAGATAGAAAAGTGTGAAGAAAGGAAGAGAGGAGGCTAGGGCAAAgtgaagaagaagctgctgctgcTGTACGTGAAAGAGAAAAACAGAACAAAAAGTCTTTAAAAGTTTTAAAAAGTAAGGGCAAAATAGTAATTTTGCAGAAAAAATTAAAAGAATGAGAGAAAGATAGTAGAAAGTTTCTATATGATGATCACTCTGCGCCCGGGAGCGGCCGCTTTTGGTAACTCTGCAACCAATACAACACAAATCTCAGATGAAAATTTTCACTCTCTTGGCACTAAGACAACTCTAGTGAAAATGAACTTTATGAGAGAAAGATAGTAGAAAGTTTCTATTCAAAAAACTAGTGTTTTTTGAAATGAGAAGCCTCCTTTCTATAGAAAAAAATCTGGCTCATAAAGGAAAGAATCCATGAGTCTTtttaatgatttaattgattaaaaCTATGTACTAATCGATTAACCAAGTCAAAATAGGAGAGTTTGAATTTGACGTCATTTAATCGATTGCCAGCCTCCTTAATTGATTAGGAGACATCACACTTTGATTTAATCGAATAGAAGGACCTCTTAATCAAAGTTTTGaaatacttttttttttttgtgtgtgtatgtGCGCGTTGTTTTAGTACCTCAAGACTTGCTCTTGTTTCTTTTACAATAAATTGATCAAAACTAGTAGAATGTTGAGCGCAGGATCAGACGAGCATTCACACTTTCACATCTTCAAGTTCACATCTTCAAGATCACCTCTTTACACCTTCAAGttcctttgcatgatttaagcCTAAGAAAACCCACTTTGATGATAGAAGATGAATTCTTCTTTCTAGTTGATAAATTGACTCTTTCTTTCTCTTGAATGTTGCTTTTGATCCTTTTGCCACTTTCTCGCACCTTTCTCCAACTTTCCCTTCCAAGTTCCTTAATCTTTTTGTTTTATTCCAACTTATGTTTGTTCCTCATGAATCATTGCATGCATCTTGAATCAATGTTGAAGGTGTGGGATGAAATCTTGCATGCAACGCAACTTGCACCCAAGTCCAACtctcccattttctttgcattCCAACTGTGGAAGAAGGAAAAGAATGAAGAAGAATTCTGTTTTTCTCTCAATCCAAGCCTTATATACCTTTGGTGCTAAAAACCAAAATGCCCTTCATCATTCTGAATTAAATTTCAATTATGCCCTCTTTCTTACTAGTTAATTTCCACTATGTCCCTTGTTCTTACTAGTTAATCTCCACTATTATCCCTAATTCCTCATATTTGAATCCAAGATTGATCGCCACATTCTCTATTATTCATATTACTTAAAGAATGAGGAATGTAGGGGTGTTACAGTTATGCTGATGTAGCAGAAACCTATTTAGCATGTTTGCAAATACAGTGCACACCTAACTGAGCTTGTACACCAAGCATTGACTGCTAGACTAGGACAATATCAATGATATAATAGTATATTCACACAGAGGGTAGCTCCTGTGGTAAGTTATTTGTGGGTAAAGTTGGGATTAGTTCACTCATCTTTGTATGTCAAAGTTGTGAAACACTTAAATTAGTTTTGTCATTCTTTGTACTATATGATGATCATAGGAGGTTATACCTTTTTGGTTGAATGTTCTCATTTATTTCAGATGGATAATTCTAAAAGTAGTAATAATTATGTTTCAGACTATAGCAGTTAATTGTGTCTCTCTCCTGCTTGCAGTCAAAAGGTAAATATAGTTGAACTTAAAGAACAATTAGATGAAGAGCGGACTCAGAGAAAAGAAGAACGAGAAAAGGCTGCAGCTGATCTAAAAGCAGCTGTTCATAGAGCGCAGTCTGAGGCTCAAGAGGAAATAAAACGGCTCTCAGATGCTGCCTTAAGAAGAGAAAGTGAACTACAAGAAGCAATAAATAAGTTAAAGGTTTGAAAGTTCTAATGCTAAATTAGTAAGAATCTGTTTGCTTCCTGATAAGAGCTTACAAGCTGTCTTTCTTATTATATCTCTTAGGAGTCAGAGAGAGAAACATGCTTGCTGGTTGAAACCTTGAGGTCCAAGCTGGTATGGTTCTGATTTTTCTCCTGTTAGCGTAAGGCAGGCCAAGAATTTTATGTGCTTCATACAGTAATTTTCCCCTTCATTCCTCTTTTGTTGTAGGAGGATACTAGGGAAAAGTTGGTTTTCTCTGATAACAGGGTTCGCCAGTTGGAAACCCAATTACATCAAGAGATGCAGACCACTGAAAATGGAATGAAGGTAATCTGACAATTTTGTATTGAATATCATGTTGCTTTATCATATTTTAGTTGGTATTTAACTGAAATTTAATACTATTTCTTGGAGCAGAGAATAGAAGAACTTGAACAAGAAACTAAAAGATTAAGAAAAGAGCTTGAGAGCGAAAAGGTAGTTATGAGAAGTTTATATTTCATTGAACACTAAAAATGCACTTTTATAGAAATTATGTCTTATTACACCCAGGTTTCTTGCTATGTTATTTCCTTGAGACAGCAGCAGAAGTTGTTGAAACAATTGTAATGATTTTAACTTACTGGTACTCATGATCCAAAGAATGAAGATTCTTATATTTATCATGTTGCATAGCTTTCTGATTGATTATTTTATTCTCTGTTTTCTATCTTATTcttatattttatatatttaaaacTTAGATGCTTATTGCTGTCGTTAGCAGGCAGCTCGTGAAGAAGCATGGGCTAAAGTTTCAGTTCTTGAGCTTGAAATAAATGCTACAATGCGAGATCTTGATTTTGAGAGGCGGAGGTTAAAAGGTGCTCGGGAAAGACTCATGCTTCGGTAAGGTTTGATTTGTTGTAAATTATAGTTATGGGATGGGATGTCTCTAATTGGAAGATATATATAGGTGAATCAACATGATTACATTATTTTCCAATATAAGACTGCACTGACATGCCGACATAGAATACCAGAGAACACTGGGCCAGCTGCTCTAGTGCAGTTCCTTGGTTTTTGGCATTATGATACAAATAATTAAAACCTTCAATGTATACTAGGGTTTTGTTAACATTACTTTCATGCATCATTGCTTAGTTTTTAACTGCTCTAAAAAATTGAGACATAGAAACCTGTACAGCAACGATATGATTGTCTGATGCTTTAAAAATTCTAACTTAGATGAGATCTTTATAGTATTTGCTACTAATAAACTCTTGTTGTATTTATAACATCTTTCCTTCTGTACTAATAATTGAGTGCAATGTTGTAGGGTGCTTTTATTATGGGGTGTGTTCAAAACTGACTAATTTGAGGGCTATGACCATTGCCACACAAAAATCTGTGTAAACTAATTGTTGTTTCGATTAGGGTATACACTACTCAACAACACATTATTTGTAAATTGAAAATTAGGATCCTGATGTCCTTAAATAGGTTATGTCATTTGTGTTGATTTGATTCCATTTGTCTGTTTACAAGTTAATGTTGGATAGTGTGTTGCTGTGTTGTACTGTTTGTGTGTAAAAGGCTGTTTGGCAGTTTTGCTTTGTGAGCAACACATGCACCTTCCTCCAACTTCATGTTGATTGTAAATTCCTAGATTTTGCAGCTGAAGCTCAATGATTTATGCAGGGAAACACAGCTGCGTTCATTTTATTCCACTACCGAGGAGATACAATCATTGTTTGCTAAACAACAGGAACAATTGAAGGCCATGCAGAGAACTCTAGAAGATGATGAAAATTATGATAATACTTCTGTAGATATGGACGGAGTCGAATGTGGAGCATCAGGAAGGGAAAAAGAAGGTGCCATATACCACAATAACAATGCTGCCAAAGCAGGATCTACTACTTCTGCTCAGAAGCTTAACAGAGATCAAATTGAAACATCAAGCAACGAAGCAAGTGTCACTGAGAAGCATGACTGTGATATAAGAAGTGAAGGATGCCAAAATACACAAGAGGCCTGCCAACATACACAAGAGGCAGAATTCACCAGTGCTGATCATGACCACAGTGTTAGAGGCGGCTTTGGTTCTCATGTTGATGGTGTTGGCACAACAGCTATAATGGAAGAAGATTGTGTAGGCACCGAACAAGTTCTGGAAATTGAAAGTCCATCAAATAATGGTGAACGGAATATTGATTTGAACGGTGCTCTAGAAGGGGACACTATGAAGATTGATGATGATATGGAAACAGAGAAGCATGATCAAATACCTTGTCGTGAAGTTTCACAACACTCGCAATCAAATAATCATGTAGATACTCAAAAGACTATTGAGGGTACAGAAGCTGGATGCCTCCTAATCAAAACCGAAGACCTTATAACTTCTGAAGTCCCTGGTAGCTGGGCTTGCACTCCCGCACCTTCTGCACATGGGGAAAATGATTCTTCAAGAAGCAGAGACAATAATGAAGGTTCAGGAGCATTGCTTGATTCAAATATTGTGGTGGCTGAGAGTCCAAACACTCCCTCTGATGCCAGAAAGAACGAGCGCCGAGCACTAAGTGAGATGATTGGCATTGTTGCTCCTGATTTGAAAGAGCAATTTGAAGTTGCTGCTTATGACTGTGGTCGAGAGGAAGAAGGCCACGGTGGTTCATCTGATTCGGATACTGAGAGCTGTAGTGACACCGGCGATGATGATAGAGTTAACACAAAGCGTGAATCAATATCCGATGAAGAAACTCAGGGTGCCGACCCTGTTGAGGAGGATGAAAAGCAGGATGATTCTATGGATGAGGATGATGAAGCCACTCAAGAAGATTGATTTTCTTGGTATGTAAGTTGTAGATACTAATCCCTCCTGTATTTTTACTGATCAATCTCACCCTTTGTAATTGTATTTTAAGGTAAGTTATtgtaattaattttattattcATACGGGTTTCCCGGCCATTTttttcatcaattcatcaaaTGCAAATAATGAGTGAATTGCTTGAGGTTGGATTTGAGCACTGAGAATCCAACAGTGTCGAGAGGGAGAAATGTGTCTATGTGATCATATTTTGTTCAATTTTAAGGGATTAATCATCATTACAGTTGTGTAATGATTCTCAGTTTATAGTAAAAATGATATTTTTTGCCTGTcgattttatttaaaaaatacaGTTAATGACATCTAAAATTGATAAACCCGAGTAACGATGTTACACTTTTATTCTAGTTGTTATATCCTtgatttttttataaaacaaaaaaTTAATTCATAAAATTAACAATCAAAATCACAATATAACTGATAATTGAATAAAAAATTTGAAAGGTATTAATATATGTAGTCAAATGACTATTAAAGTGAGAGAACTAGAACTTGTTTTCTATCAAATTCTAGCAAAAAAGTTCAATAATGCCAATCATGTTATGAGACTCTATAAAATTAGTGAGAATAAGTTGACAAATATGTTAAGGGTATATAATAAATTATAACGAGATGGCAGGTACTGTTCCTTTGCAGTGCATGAGATGTAAGAATCTGATGCAAATTGATATAGGTATGATTGTACATGTTTAAAAATTCATGTAATGATTATGATGATGGTAATAGAAGACGAAGCaaagtgatgatgatgaagatgtgTACCAAATTTGAATGGGCAGTGGATAATTGTGTGGCAGAGAGGAAAAATGATAGATTTGTTATTTGAATGTAAGGTAAGGTGAAATATTGGTGGTGATGTTGAAGTGGACCACATCTATAGAGTATGATTGTGAGAGGTGAATGAGCATTTAATTACTGCCTCTTTTTCTCATTTCACTTCATTATACTTGTTGCTTCATCCATATACATCTCCTTCCATCCCTATCTACTTTCTatattttatatgtttttaattatatatatCATGCATTCATCAAAATACAAATAAGTGAGCTTTATATATCATTAAATAAAAATAACATGGTCTTCAAGAATGGAAGGTTGTATTATACCTTACTATTCATTAAGTCTCAAACTAAACGTTACATTTAGATTTTATAGGGTTTAAAATTTTATGTTAAATATCTATAAGAAATCATTGATTTGTAAGCTTGTTTGTCAACTTAATATTGGTAAGACTGTTTACTTAAGTGTATAAAATAAAGTTTGTTCGTGAACATAATTACATAATATCGCACAAACATCTAAATTAACTAAATTAATAGTTTGTTATTACCTATTGAATCCAAAGTTAGTGttttattaatattatattttCGGGTGCTATTTTTGATGGAACTCTTACTCAAGGAGTTTCAATCCCATACCTCTCGAGGTAGACTTTACTAAATCTCTAACTAGTGGTTTAATAAACAGATAAGTAAATTATAACTTGAACGTATATATATGTGAGTGAAATGATTTCATCCTTAATCAATTTTTTCACGACGAAATGTCTAAGACCTATGTGCCTAGACTTTCTATTATACACTCTGGTATATGATCTAGCTAAAGTGACTTAACTATCACAATGTATCAACACCtttgaaacattgtctttagTCAATGGAACTTCCAACATAAGATCCataaattattcaggttcttGACTAGCGGAAGTAAGAGTCATAAACTCTAATTTTATGGTTGAGTGAGTGATACATGTTTGTTTCTTGTTCTTCTAAGAATTCCTCTAGATAGTGTAAGTATCCATTAAATTGTAAATTTATGATCTCCAACACTCAATATCAAACTCTCATCAGTATATCCTTCTAGTATGACACGAAACCAACCATAATGGAGGCCAAGATTTTTGGTTTTTAAAATATAACCTAAAATCATTGTGATGGCCTTCCAATACTCACCATTTGGATTTCTAGTAAACCTACTAAGTTGCAAATGCTATGTCAGATCTAGTACATTGCACCAAATACACTAGACATTCAATTGCACTTTCATATTCTAATTGAGTCACAACTCTTCTATCCTTATTTTGAAGCTTGACACTATGATCAAATGGAGTATTCACTTCCTTGAAATATAATTGTTTGAACTTATCAAACATTTTTCTCAAAATGAtgtgtttgactaagttcataaccctCATTATTTCTAGTTAATTTGATTCCCAAAATTATGTCAAATAGTCAAATATCTTTCATCTTGAATATGGAAGTTATAAActatttttttttctaaaattaCATTTATCTCGTTGCTAATGATtaacatgtcatcaacatagagacaaAGGAATATCACAATATTATCACACACCTTTGTCATAAAAATTAAGGACAAATCCATCTGAAAGTATGACAGAgtcaaatttttgatgccatTGTTTCAGTGTTGTTTTAATCCATACAAGGATTTGAAAGCTTGCACACCTTTTGTTCATTACTAGAAAGCACATAAACTTTTGGTTGCTCCATTTAAATCCCCTCATCGAGATCTTCATTTAGAAATGACATTTTAACATCCGTTTGATGAACTATAAGGTCATACAATGAAGCTAATGCAAATAATACTCTAATTGTCATTGTCCTTTCTATTGGTGCATATGTGTCGAAATAATCAACACATTTCTTTTGTCTAAAGCCCTTGGATACTAATATAGCCTTGTAGGTGTTTAGTGTAGATCACTATGTTAGTTCCTTCTAAACACCCACTTGTATTCAATGAGTCTTATCTCTT encodes:
- the LOC127127203 gene encoding uncharacterized protein LOC127127203 isoform X2 — its product is MAMEDEKARGGTPICNGNSPNKQQNPPSILGAKDRIVSVASNFASQPLHNSDPKVWGVLTAISNNARKRHQGINILLTADEHCFGRLVENVRFQIDSNSVSANHCRIYRTKVTNENMENTTSIFLKDTSTNGTYLNWEKLKKNSAAVKVCHGDIISFSAPPHNEVAFAFVYREVHLSNPVPDNAVAKRKAEDFVSENKRLKGLGIGAPEGPISLDDFRSLQKSNSELRKQLESQVVIIDTLRSDNRTAVERHESELKSAKESITKCFHDQIEGLQQTVDLKQKELGDVNKAFAEQKHALADLNERLSSSMQSCAESNELISSQKVNIVELKEQLDEERTQRKEEREKAAADLKAAVHRAQSEAQEEIKRLSDAALRRESELQEAINKLKESERETCLLVETLRSKLEDTREKLVFSDNRVRQLETQLHQEMQTTENGMKRIEELEQETKRLRKELESEKAAREEAWAKVSVLELEINATMRDLDFERRRLKGARERLMLRETQLRSFYSTTEEIQSLFAKQQEQLKAMQRTLEDDENYDNTSVDMDGVECGASGREKEGAIYHNNNAAKAGSTTSAQKLNRDQIETSSNEASVTEKHDCDIRSEGCQNTQEACQHTQEAEFTSADHDHSVRGGFGSHVDGVGTTAIMEEDCVGTEQVLEIESPSNNGERNIDLNGALEGDTMKIDDDMETEKHDQIPCREVSQHSQSNNHVDTQKTIEGTEAGCLLIKTEDLITSEVPGSWACTPAPSAHGENDSSRSRDNNEGSGALLDSNIVVAESPNTPSDARKNERRALSEMIGIVAPDLKEQFEVAAYDCGREEEGHGGSSDSDTESCSDTGDDDRVNTKRESISDEETQGADPVEEDEKQDDSMDEDDEATQED
- the LOC127127203 gene encoding uncharacterized protein LOC127127203 isoform X1; the encoded protein is MAMEDEKARGGTPICNGNSPNKQQNPPSILGAKDRIVSVASNFASQPLHNSDPKVWGVLTAISNNARKRHQGINILLTADEHCFGRLVENVRFQIDSNSVSANHCRIYRTKVTNENMENTTSIFLKDTSTNGTYLNWEKLKKNSAAVKVCHGDIISFSAPPHNEVAFAFVYREVHLSNPVPDNAVAKRKAEDFVSENKRLKGLGIGAPEGPISLDDFRSLQKSNSELRKQLESQVVIIDTLRSDNRTAVERHESELKSAKESITKCFHDQIEGLQQTVDLKQKELGDVNKAFAEQKHALADLNERLSSSMQSCAESNELISSQKVNIVELKEQLDEERTQRKEEREKAAADLKAAVHRAQSEAQEEIKRLSDAALRRESELQEAINKLKESERETCLLVETLRSKLEDTREKLVFSDNRVRQLETQLHQEMQTTENGMKRIEELEQETKRLRKELESEKQAAREEAWAKVSVLELEINATMRDLDFERRRLKGARERLMLRETQLRSFYSTTEEIQSLFAKQQEQLKAMQRTLEDDENYDNTSVDMDGVECGASGREKEGAIYHNNNAAKAGSTTSAQKLNRDQIETSSNEASVTEKHDCDIRSEGCQNTQEACQHTQEAEFTSADHDHSVRGGFGSHVDGVGTTAIMEEDCVGTEQVLEIESPSNNGERNIDLNGALEGDTMKIDDDMETEKHDQIPCREVSQHSQSNNHVDTQKTIEGTEAGCLLIKTEDLITSEVPGSWACTPAPSAHGENDSSRSRDNNEGSGALLDSNIVVAESPNTPSDARKNERRALSEMIGIVAPDLKEQFEVAAYDCGREEEGHGGSSDSDTESCSDTGDDDRVNTKRESISDEETQGADPVEEDEKQDDSMDEDDEATQED